The Cryptococcus gattii WM276 chromosome D, complete sequence region TGGTGAAAGGTGCGCACAATGGTAACGTAGGTAATTGTGTAGAGATAGAAGCGATGGTACCAAAGAACGTGCTCATCAATTCGGCTTTGAAAAGCGAGCAGCAGCCAGAGAGTCAATCCAGATTAAATATCGCAAAGCTTTAGATAGACGGCATTCGTCACAGATTGAAAAGCAGAGAGTAACAAAATAAAGTATATAGGAAAGGAATTCGTTCATACGACGGAGCTTCCGTCTGAAAAGTGATGACCTGTAAATAAGTTATTCGAGCCTCCACTTTTCTCTCAGATGTTTTTGCTGTTTCCGGATCAACTCTGATAACTCAAATGATACGCATCTCACCTCAATCTCTAACCTCAATCTCTAAGTCTGTATACATTCTTCCACACTTTTACATTGCAATTTAACGGCAATGGACCTTTCGAACCTCAACTCAAGCCTGGACCCAGATGTTGCGGATGCAGAGAGGGATATTGGGGACAAATTTAGAGGTCAGTCAAGCATTACTCGCCGTCAGATTCATGTTTGGTGTAACTTGATATATTGGCACTCCTTCCACGGGATCATTGTGATTGGGATTACCGAGATGAACTTTGTGCTTACATATATCTGTAGCGGCTGCTGCATCTATCACGAGCTTGTATAGGAGTTCTTTAGCTGTTACAAAGGTGAGATACCCATCCTGTGCCTAGACCATCGGGCCATTGTCCTCGAATACAAAAAGGTGTGTGGCACTGACCCTGACCTTCTCCGTTAAAGCAAGGATACAATGCAGGATATTCAACCGCTCTGTAAGCACCCCATGAAGAGATGAAATCAAGGCGCTGATGTCTTTTCGATACTGTAGGAAGGATATGCTTTCCATGGTGCAATCTTCTATAGGCGAAGGTCAGGACTCGGCACAGACTTTAAGTCGGTTGATGGACTGGGCAGATGCACGACAGGTAAGTGTCACTGTTGACCTCATCTAGTTGACGAGAACTCATCTCTGTCTTGATCTGCAGGCTGCCATATCAGTATTCGCTGCCGACGAAGCCGAAGACGCACCacctcctcgtcctcggTCGAATCCTATTAGTCGACAGTCCCATCTTGCTCCTAACCGGCCATCATCTGCCCCTGCCTTCGACCGTTCCGTCAGTAACTCCAACGCGAACAGTATAAGTGTCTTCACAAGAAATACTCTCGAAAGCTCAGGCCGTCAAGGTGAAAGTTCGACTCCCAATCGGCCTGTAGACACCACAACGTACCAGCCTACGCCAAGCATGCTTTCTTCACCCCTTGATTCTCCTTCGGTCCATGCGAGTTCTTCCACCACGTCATCTACTGCTGGATCTTTGAGCCAACCAGCTTTGCTTGTTCCCACCACTAAACCTTCCCGAGGTCTACCTATTCGCTACGTAAACCCCAACACTTCACATTCTTCTCAGTCTGCCAACCACTCATCTTGTACATTCAAtccctctctttcttcacttCCTACAGTTTCCAGTCCCGCTCCTCTAGCTTTCTCCTCATCCGGTCCGGCACAGAATTACCCCGTAGGCAGTAAACGCCCCATCGTCGAAAACATGGACGTTGAAATTCCTTCCGATGGTAGTAGCGCATTCGGCCCGTCTTTCAACTCTAATCCGAATATAGGATTGGTCAGGGCGCAGTCACAGAGATCCTCGAAGAGACGGAGTATGGGTCTGAGAGACGGCGGGAAAGAAGGcaaggatgaagaggagaaaggtggtggtggaggtggtAAAAAAGGCGGGAGAAGACATGGACACGGCCACGGGGGCACTAGCACGGGTGTTTGATGCCCCGAGTAACTGGAAGGATGGTGGATGTGAGGCGTTACATTGGGGAGgcgaaaaaaaaaactaTGCATCGAGGGAGCTGGTGAGAAGGTTATAGGCGAAGTTGTGCGGCGATTGGCGAAGAAAAAGCAAAGTTATCTGTCCAAGTATAATATATTATATTACAACCCATCTAACCCATCTAAGCCCATTTAAGCCCATTTTCAATACAAGCTCGTACAGTAGAACAGCTTTATGCATTGTAACAGTTAGAGCATGCTAAACAATATCTTATGCTCTGATGAAGTAGGCATTAAGGGGTGAGGACACAAACTTTGTGCGTGGGATTCTCTCAGTCGAAGGAGAAAAGACAAAAACCTATCCTAAACGAGACATTAACATCATTGCAGATGGGCTTTATCGCCTTATGCCGCTCGCCCGGCGGCGTAATCCTAACGGCCAAGACATTAACCTTGAGCCCTAATATAAACGTATCAGAAGAACGAAGGACGCACCTTGTACACCTTCAATGCCTCCAACTCGCCAATTACTCtatccttcttttctcccTCACCCAAACTTTCCATTGCTTCCGACCCACCCCTACCAGCGCCCAACAGCTGCATCAATGAACTTAAACCCTCGCCCAAAACAACCTCCCCATCTTCCCCCGTCGGTGCCACTCCCACACAACCCacatcttccccttccttcccGTCCACTCTTGCACTCTCGATTCGCAGCCCTTCCTCATTCGCCAGATGTAACAGACAAATGAAACAAAATGATGTTGAGATTTCCGACATTTTCTGAGGCGGGTACCTTGAACGGAGGGATTGAATAATGGAAGAGAACGTCTTGATCGACTCCTCATCGGAAGGCCCAGGAGGGGTAGAAAGGGTAGAGTCTTCATCAGTGGTATCTGTATCCCCACTTTTATTCGCATGGGATACAAGATCTTTCAAACCCGTCCAGATATCATCCTTCAACCTCTTCACATCCACTCTCTTTGCCTTCTTGGCAAAGTTGACGTTGTCCGGACGAGTTTTTTTCAACTCCATTTGGGTGCCTGCCCAGAGATtatccttctcctcatcagAGCCAGGAAGGACAGGAACATTAGGTTCTATAGGCCCAAAGTCGACATCGTTATCCATGTCACCGTAATCATCGTCGTCTTGGAAGAACTGGGATTCGAATGGTGCAGGAGCAGAGCCAAATTCTGTGGATGCAAGTCGATAGTAGCTGGCGTTAGCGATAACCATACTTTCTATGGACAGACAAAATACACGTACCGTCCCCAACGCCTTCATCgccctctctctctttcgCAGCTGTCGCCCAAAAATTCTCATCAATCTCCCCATCCGCACCTATCATCCCCCCTATTCCTCCCATGCTTTTATCACCTGGTCGCATCTTCAAGGAAAATTGGGGCTTCAAAAACAGTCTCAAAAGTTGGTGACTGCTGAAATGCATGTCGTCCGGTAAAAGGCGTTCTTCCCTAAGCTTTTGCTGGCCCGACATTGCCTTGCCGTTTTTTATCCTGGTCGGGGCGGAAGTCGACGGGAGGGTGATAAACGATCTATTAGACGGGGGGGTAAAGAGCGCTTTagtggaggaggaaagggagGTAGCCAGGGGAGTGTGGAAATCGAGTGTGAATGGGGTCTTGTCAGCTTTGGCTTTTGAGCTTGTATTAGTAATCGTGCCGGTCGTAGCTGTATCTATCAAGGACATTAGCTCAATACACAAACGCTTGGAATCGAAACCCGGGAGAAATGGTGCGTGAAGATGATAGGATGGCGAAAGTAGAATGAAATTGATTACGCACTCTTTCTAGAGACCTTTCTCAACCTCCAATGTTCGGCGCCCGCCCAACTCTTCCCGAAGCCTCTATCAAAGTATTCAAACATTCCGCCCGACGCAGtatcatctccttcttccaaagTGAGCACAAGTTCATGACCTTGACCTTGGCGGCGGGGATCAAAGGGGCCTAGGTGAGAAGACCCTGGACCAAGAAGCGTAAGGGAACCACCGTTATGGTTGGTAGAGTTGTGAAGAGGGGCAGCGAGGCCATCCTCAGGGTCGTCGACCATACTCGCACCATCCTCATCGAAAGCACCATCCCCGTACGCCGGTCCAGCATCATAATTCTCGCCTCCAAAGAAATCGTGCACCTCCCCATCACCTCCGCTGAACACCGGATCCATCGGGTTATAGTCATCCTCTGTTGCCATTGGGATATCGTAAGGATCATATTCGTCGGCGGGGAAGGAGCCTTTGAGTCCAAGAATGGTGATTAAGTCATTGTCGTTCCCTGTTGAAGTGTCAGAAGTAAAGAGGAACGAGTCAAGAGAAGGGTTGATAGAGTGCTCGGCGAGGAATTCGGTAATAGGAATATAATCTTCAGTAGTCCACATTAGCTCTCCTTTGATAGAAGCTTAGGAAGGAGCGAGTAGAAAAAAAGATGACTCACTCCTTAATTTGTCCAGCTGCACAATTTCGTCAATCATTCCTCCatccccctcttcctcatccaaATCCTGTTCATCAGCCACCGCATCACCGGCATCAAAAACTTCCCTCAATTTATTGTCCACACTTAAATGGTTCATCAGCAAGCCCATCGCACCACCTTCATCAAAATCCGCTGAAGTCTTTTTGAAAAGAGGATCGACGGTGAATTCGAGGTCAAATTTCTTGATTTGAAGCTGAGCGAACGATTTGGCGAGAGTTGCTTCAGAACGAACGGTCTGAACGCGTTACTGTAGGTCTCGTGCGGCAGAATTGGGAAATTTACCTTTCTAGTTATTTTTGTCTCTCCAgcctcatcttcttcgccttccaAACCATCATCGTCACCTGTCTCAGCTGCCCGTCACCCTCAGCACCCATTTCACTTTAGAAGATAAGGACAGTCGAGCTTACCGCCGCCTCCTGCCAAACCGCTTAACAGCTTCCCCGTTTCTGTTGCCACACTATCCACTCTGGACGTCCAGATTTTCACACACCCATCCAATGTGCAACTTGCTTTCTGGAAATTAATACTCTGGTCATTAGGACCATTCCGGAGAAGGGTGAGATCGGCAAAATAGTCAATAAGGGCAAAACTCCATGTATTGTTCGCAGTTATTTTCTATAATGAAAAAAATCAAATCAGCTTTCGCAGCATACACGATTGGGGAATACACACATTATCAGTTGCAAGCTTCATCCATTCCTCGTACTTATTCTCCTTGACCTCGATTCGAACTTCCGGCATATTGGGTTCCACAGCAGACAATCTCTTGCCGCGTTTTTGGATCAATCCTTGCTGCTGGATTGCAAGCCCAGATATTACCCTCTTCCCGGCTTGGTTATTGGGGTTCTCGTTCTCGTCATTGGTATTGCTAATGTCTGGGACAGCATTGAAATGTGCCGATTTGCGTCGCTTTGCCTTTTCCGCAACATCGTCGTTGATGCGCGGTGGTCGATGGATGTCTTGCGCGTTGGTTGACACTCGTGGTCGTTTACTGTGATGGGCAGCCATTATATGTTGTTACTGCTAAAATTTCGGCTTCgagaaagggaagagtAAATGCATACTTAAATACACTCACGAGGATATATATGTTGTGTTTGTTTTGATTGAATATAATTACGTAAATCACAATTGTTACTCGGAATACATCAATAACCGGGAAAGTATCCGTATCTCATCTTTTCTTCGGATCATTACAAAAATCTCATCAATAAACAATGACCCAGCCTGTATTCCCAGAGCCAACGGTATCAAATGTCAATGCCCCATCTCTCTTTGACCTTCTTGCCCAAGAGCAGTTGCGAGATCTCTTTCACCCGGTCCTCCGATACATTCTCTCATATTTGGCTCAGCGGTACCCTAGATACTTTCTGAGACTACTGAATCATCACGAAGAAACTTTTGCTCTTCTGCTTTTGATTCTCGAAAAACATCATCTCAAGCGACATAGTATGTCATCCTCATACCGAATTCAGGCAGATTACCAATAGCTGAAATTATGTTTGAAACGAATAGACGCATCAGTATCCGAACACTTTCACGGACTACGTCTAGTCCCTTCTCGTACATTCTTTTCTCCTCGTCTCGACCGCCTTCCCCAAACCCAGCCCTTCAGCCCCCCTTCGTCGACTAATTTGACTCGTAGACAGCGATGGGGaatcctcatcttcatcgtGGGACTGCCTTACGTCAGAACTAGAGCTCAAGATTATTTTGAACGGCTATCGGGGATCGGGAATGATGAGATTCAACtcgatgatgatggtgaaGTGAGAGCTCGGTCGCTAAACAAGGTACGTATCTGCCACGAAGCTCAATCTTGAACTTGAAACCACGCATTATTACGCTCGCCCATCTGTTACAGCTTGTACACCTGCTAATATCACCCGGCCAGTCCCAACATATATTCAAACTCCTTTACCCATACCTCAACCTCCTCCTTGACATTTCATTTTTGGGATACGATATCGCTtatctcttctccaaaaCAAGTTATTGGCGTCCATGGTACCAGCTCCTCAACCTCCGTATCTCACGCGCAGgcttcccttctcctccttctccgTTGGATACCACTATTTCCTCTTCCAGACCAatcctctcctctctttctctcccaCCGCTTCTCCCCCCTCTGCTCCTCGCGCTCAAACTTTCTCAATGGTGGTActccccctcttcccctaGAGCCCTCTCTCCGCTGTCCCGTTCTAGACTCGGCCTTcaaggtggaagaggagggatATCGGTAGCAGAGGTGCATAAAAGCATTCTACCTCCTCGAGCGGTTAACGTTCTCTCTTCAATTTTGCTTTTTCCGTTTTCGCAAAAGCAAAGCAGAAAGGATCCCGATGGTGAAAGCGATGAAGGGGTGGCGCACAAATGCAAGGGGGAATACACCGAAAAACGCATTTCTCCGGCGAAATTCGGTATATGCCCCCTATGTGATAAAGTATGGGCAAACCCCGCAATCTTACCGAGTGGATGGGTTATCTGCTGGAAATGTGGGTGGAATGCTATTGAGGGCGAGAAAGAGTCTGGAGATGACAAGCAGAACGAGGATAAGGCACgaagggaaaaagagatgagCGATGGCggagaggaagaaatcAGTTATGGGACAGAAGAAGGCACGAATGACAGAGAGAATAAGACggaaaaaagaggaagatgtCCTATTACGGGCGTGTATGTGCCTCCGGGCGGACTAAGGAGGGTGTTAGTTTGAAAAGTCGGGGATGATAATTTACCGCCTCGGATCAACGATTATTCGTGAGATTTTAACTGTCCTCCATTCTATGGAACAGCGAAATGGGCCGATAGGGCAATAAAACTATTGTAAACAATTGTAGACATAGACACCGGTTGTAAAG contains the following coding sequences:
- a CDS encoding uncharacterized protein (Similar to TIGR gene model, INSD accession AAW46681.1), with the protein product MDLSNLNSSLDPDVADAERDIGDKFRAAAASITSLYRSSLAVTKQGYNAGYSTALKDMLSMVQSSIGEGQDSAQTLSRLMDWADARQAAISVFAADEAEDAPPPRPRSNPISRQSHLAPNRPSSAPAFDRSVSNSNANSISVFTRNTLESSGRQGESSTPNRPVDTTTYQPTPSMLSSPLDSPSVHASSSTTSSTAGSLSQPALLVPTTKPSRGLPIRYVNPNTSHSSQSANHSSCTFNPSLSSLPTVSSPAPLAFSSSGPAQNYPVGSKRPIVENMDVEIPSDGSSAFGPSFNSNPNIGLVRAQSQRSSKRRSMGLRDGGKEGKDEEEKGGGGGGKKGGRRHGHGHGGTSTGV
- a CDS encoding mitotic chromosome condensation-related protein, putative (Similar to TIGR gene model, INSD accession AAW46680.1), which produces MAAHHSKRPRVSTNAQDIHRPPRINDDVAEKAKRRKSAHFNAVPDISNTNDENENPNNQAGKRVISGLAIQQQGLIQKRGKRLSAVEPNMPEVRIEVKENKYEEWMKLATDNKITANNTWSFALIDYFADLTLLRNGPNDQSINFQKASCTLDGCVKIWTSRVDSVATETGKLLSGLAGGGAETGDDDGLEGEEDEAGETKITRKTVRSEATLAKSFAQLQIKKFDLEFTVDPLFKKTSADFDEGGAMGLLMNHLSVDNKLREVFDAGDAVADEQDLDEEEGDGGMIDEIVQLDKLRTSIKGELMWTTEDYIPITEFLAEHSINPSLDSFLFTSDTSTGNDNDLITILGLKGSFPADEYDPYDIPMATEDDYNPMDPVFSGGDGEVHDFFGGENYDAGPAYGDGAFDEDGASMVDDPEDGLAAPLHNSTNHNGGSLTLLGPGSSHLGPFDPRRQGQGHELVLTLEEGDDTASGGMFEYFDRGFGKSWAGAEHWRLRKVSRKNTATTGTITNTSSKAKADKTPFTLDFHTPLATSLSSSTKALFTPPSNRSFITLPSTSAPTRIKNGKAMSGQQKLREERLLPDDMHFSSHQLLRLFLKPQFSLKMRPGDKSMGGIGGMIGADGEIDENFWATAAKEREGDEGVGDEFGSAPAPFESQFFQDDDDYGDMDNDVDFGPIEPNVPVLPGSDEEKDNLWAGTQMELKKTRPDNVNFAKKAKRVDVKRLKDDIWTGLKDLVSHANKSGDTDTTDEDSTLSTPPGPSDEESIKTFSSIIQSLRSRYPPQKMSEISTSFCFICLLHLANEEGLRIESARVDGKEGEDVGCVGVAPTGEDGEVVLGEGLSSLMQLLGAGRGGSEAMESLGEGEKKDRVIGELEALKVYKVRPSFF
- a CDS encoding ubiquitin-protein ligase peroxin 12 (Similar to TIGR gene model, INSD accession AAW46724.1), with amino-acid sequence MTQPVFPEPTVSNVNAPSLFDLLAQEQLRDLFHPVLRYILSYLAQRYPRYFLRLLNHHEETFALLLLILEKHHLKRHNASVSEHFHGLRLVPSRTFFSPRLDRLPQTQPFSPPSSTNLTRRQRWGILIFIVGLPYVRTRAQDYFERLSGIGNDEIQLDDDGEVRARSLNKSQHIFKLLYPYLNLLLDISFLGYDIAYLFSKTSYWRPWYQLLNLRISRAGFPSPPSPLDTTISSSRPILSSLSLPPLLPPLLLALKLSQWWYSPSSPRALSPLSRSRLGLQGGRGGISVAEVHKSILPPRAVNVLSSILLFPFSQKQSRKDPDGESDEGVAHKCKGEYTEKRISPAKFGICPLCDKVWANPAILPSGWVICWKCGWNAIEGEKESGDDKQNEDKARREKEMSDGGEEEISYGTEEGTNDRENKTEKRGRCPITGVYVPPGGLRRVLV